In a genomic window of Balaenoptera ricei isolate mBalRic1 chromosome 3, mBalRic1.hap2, whole genome shotgun sequence:
- the TRIR gene encoding telomerase RNA component interacting RNase isoform X1 has translation MAARGRRAEPPGREAPGPAGGGGGGSRWAESGPGTSPESGDDEVSGAGSSPVSGGVNLFANDGSFLELFKRKMEEEQRQRQEEPPPGPQRPDQPATAAAAGPGDPKRKGGPGPTLSFVGKRRGGNKLALKTGIVAKKQKTEDEVLTSKGDAWAKYMAEVKKYKAHQCGDDDKTRPLVK, from the exons ATGGCTGCCCGAGGGAGACGGGCGGAACCTCCGGGCCGGGAGGCGCCGGGCcccgcgggcggcggcggcggcgggagccgATGGGCTGAGTCCGGGCCCGGGACGTCGCCCGAGAGCGGGGATGATGAAGTGTCGGGCGCAGGTTCGAGCCCGGTGTCGGGCGGCGTGAACTTGTTCGCCAACGACGGCAGCTTCCTGGAGCTGTTCAAGCGGAAGATGGAGGAGGAGCAGCGGCAGCGGCAGGAGGAGCCGCCCCCGGGCCCGCAGCGACCCGACCAGCcggccaccgccgccgccgcgggtCCCGGGGATCCGAAGAGGAAGGGCGGCCCGGGCCCCACGCTCAGCTTC GTGGGCAAGCGCAGAGGCGGGAACAAACTAGCCCTCAAGACGGGAATAGTAGCCAAGAAGCAGAAGACGGAGGATGAG gtATTAACAAGTAAAGGTGATGCATGGGCCAAGTACATGGCAGAGGTGAAAAAGTACAAAGCCCACCAGTGCGGCGATGATGATAAAACTCGGCCCCTGGTGAAATGa
- the TRIR gene encoding telomerase RNA component interacting RNase isoform X2 → MAARGRRAEPPGREAPGPAGGGGGGSRWAESGPGTSPESGDDEVSGAGSSPVSGGVNLFANDGSFLELFKRKMEEEQRQRQEEPPPGPQRPDQPATAAAAGPGDPKRKGGGQAQRREQTSPQDGNSSQEAEDGG, encoded by the exons ATGGCTGCCCGAGGGAGACGGGCGGAACCTCCGGGCCGGGAGGCGCCGGGCcccgcgggcggcggcggcggcgggagccgATGGGCTGAGTCCGGGCCCGGGACGTCGCCCGAGAGCGGGGATGATGAAGTGTCGGGCGCAGGTTCGAGCCCGGTGTCGGGCGGCGTGAACTTGTTCGCCAACGACGGCAGCTTCCTGGAGCTGTTCAAGCGGAAGATGGAGGAGGAGCAGCGGCAGCGGCAGGAGGAGCCGCCCCCGGGCCCGCAGCGACCCGACCAGCcggccaccgccgccgccgcgggtCCCGGGGATCCGAAGAGGAAGGGCG GTGGGCAAGCGCAGAGGCGGGAACAAACTAGCCCTCAAGACGGGAATAGTAGCCAAGAAGCAGAAGACGGAGGATGA